The Terriglobales bacterium nucleotide sequence CAAAGCCGAAGCCAGCCGCAACGACGAGCAGAAGAAGGAATTGCGCAAGCAGTGCCGGACTCTGCGCCAGGACCTCGAGCATCTCGAAACCGAAGCCGGCGCCACCGCCCATGATCTAAAGCGCACACAGCGCGACATCATCCAGGGCGACATGGACGCCGAGCAGGCGAAACGCGAGTTGATCGAAGCCAACCTGCGACTGGTGGTCTCAATTGCGAAGAAGTACACGAACCGCGGTCTGCAGTTCCTTGACCTGATTCAGGAAGGCAACATCGGCCTGATGAAGGCCGTGGACAAGTTCGAGTATCGCCGTGGTTACAAGTTCTCCACGTACGCAACGTGGTGGATCCGCCAGGCGATTACGCGTGCTATTGCCGACCAGGCCCGCACCATCCGTATTCCGGTGCACATGATCGAAACGATCAACAAGCTGATCCGCACGTCGCGTCAGCTGGTGCAGGAACTCGGACGCGAACCTACGTCAGAAGAAATCGCGAAGCGCATGGACATTCCTGTCGCCAAGGTCCGCAAAGTCCTGAAAATCGCACAGGAGCCCATCTCGCTGGAAACGCCGATCGGTGAAGAAGAAGATTCGCACCTCGGCGACTTCATCGAAGACCGCGCGGTAGTTTCACCGGCCGAAGCCGTCATCAACGTGAACCTGAAAGAGCAGACCGCACAGGTGCTGCGCACGCTCACACCGCGTGAAGAAAAGGTCATCAAGATGCGCTTTGGACTGGAAGACGGAAGCGAGCACACGCTCGAAGAAGTCGGCCAGTCGTTCGCCGTAACACGTGAACGTATCCGCCAGATCGAGGCCAAGGCGTTGCGGAAGCTGCGTCATCCGTCGAGGTCGAGGAAGCTGAGAGCGTTTATGGATGGAGTAAGGGACTAACTCACCGATAGCTGGAAAGGCCCGGTCTTTGGACCGGGCCTTTCCTTTCTTATTGTGTACGTACAAACGTCGCTCGAAACCTGCTCTGTCTCCTCGCGTGATTAGTTCTTCCGCTTCGCTCGTTCCGCCATGAGTCCCAGGGCGTATAAGCCCCCGTTTGCGTCAGCCGGTGGGTCCTGGTTCGCGAGAACAACCACGGTGTACGGCGAATTCAAAATGATGTACAGGTGCGTACTGACGCCCGGAAATCCGCCGCCATGACCGACCGCGGTCTGCCCGTACACTTCCTTGATTTCCATGGCATAGCCATACTTTCCGCCGAAGGCTGTGGTTTCGCCGCCGCGTGGTTTGGCCAGTTCCTCGAACGTGGCGCGACTCACGAGTTTGCCAGTGCGGAGCGCGTCGGCAAACTTGACCAGGTCGTCGGCGGTTGAGATCGCTCCACCCGCTGGACTGCCGATGTCGGCTTCCGCCTCACGCCAATATTTTGCCGGACCAGTTGGGCCGAACTTCGTATACGGCGTGACCATGCGCGGGTCGCGATGGGGGATATTGTTCGGGTCGCTATTCGTCATGCCGGCGGGCTCAAAGATGTGCTTGCGAATGTAGTCCGGGTACGCTTCGCCTGAAACCTTCTCGACGATTGCTCCCGCCAAGGCCAATCCGGCATTGCTATAGGCCCTATTGCTGCCCGGTGCAAACTGTGGCTCGTCTTTGTCGTAGAGGGGCATGAAATCAGAAGCCCGTTTTACGCCGTTTTTCATCATGTCCGGGGTGCGCTTCCCCAGGAAATCGCCCATACCGGATGTGTGGGTAAGAAGCATTCCCAGGGTTACCTTCTCGCGCACGGTCTGGTTCGGATAATCAGGGAAGAATTTTCCGATGGCATCGTCGAAACTGATTTTCTTCTGATCTACGAGTTGCCCGATTGCCGCTGCCGTGAACATCTTGCCTAGGGATCCCAACGTGAACTGCGTCGAACCGGTGATTGGAGTTTTGCTCGTGTGGTTCGCGTATCCTCCGGCGGCTGAAGCTATGGTCTTTGTCCCGCGCGCGATGCTGACGATGCCTGAGAACAAACCTGCTTGCGAAGCCTTCGCGATGTGCGACGTTAGCTCTCGTGCAATCGCCTCGTCGCTCAGGTGCTTGGGTAGCGATTCCTCGGGAGGAGTGGTGGGAAAGAACCTCGCCCGATCGATCTTGTCCTGGTCATTCAGTTCGATGCTGTAGTTGCTCCAAATGCCCGTCTTCCTTCCGACAACGAGCATCTCGATCGACTTCGACTCCGATCTCGTGACCTTGGCGATGCGATATCCGCTAGTGGCCGTGCATTCGTCATAGTCGTCCTGTGCGCGACCTTCAGCAGGAAACCGCTTCAGCGCGCGTTCAGAAAGGTTTTGCGATGTCCAGTTCGTCAATGCTTTGAGGTCTGGGGCATCACAGAGCTTGAACCAGGCAGTCATGATTTGCCCCGGCTTGGTCTCAGGCAAGGTCGCCGATGTTGTTTCCGCAGATGCAGCCGCCCCAAAAAGTACGACAAAAACTGCGAGCTTCTTCACGTTCAAACACTGTCTCCTTAATAGTGACGAAACGCTTAGACGAGACAAAATGCAATTGGTTTAGGTTCTTGCGGGAATTTTTCGAAGAAAAACGACGGACGATATCATCTGTACAGTACCCATGAAGCTAACTCAGCGCACACAACTCCGCCGCCTGCCCAAGCGTGGCGCGCACGATACCGAGACGATCCATCGGATTCTTGACAGCGCTTTCCTCGCACATGTCGGCTTCGTCGTAGACGGACAGCCTTTCGTGATTCCAACGCTCTATGGGCGCGACGGCGACAAGCTCTACATCCACGGCTCGGCCGCAAGTCGGATGCTGCGCGAGCTTTCGAGTGGTATACCGGCCTGTGTGACAGTCACTTTGGTTGACGGCATTGTGCTCGCGAGGTCAGCATTTCATCACTCCATCAATTACCGGTCCGTGGTGGCCTTCGGAACGGCGACGAAGATCGAAGGCGAGGATGCGAAGAACCACGCATTGCGGGTCATTTCCGAACAAGTGATGCGCGGGCGTTGGGACGATGTCCGACCGCCGAATGAGCAGGAGTTGAAAGCCACCAGCGTGCTCGAGTTCGTGATCGAAGAAGCGTCGGCAAAGATCCGCACCGGGCCGCCTGTGGACGACGAAGAGGACTATGCGTTGTCGATCTGGGCAGGCGTTCTTCCCATGGAAACGCGAGCGCTCACGCCAGTGCCGGACGCACGCTTGTCGCCGTCGGCGCGTATCCCGGATTATCTGCGCAGACATTCTTCAGAGGATCCCAGCTAGCTTCGGCATCGCTGTCTTGATAACGTGTCCGTTCAAGCGGGAGGGGAGCTGCTCCCGTTTCGGAATTCCCAAATTTGGAAATCGTTCCTTTTTCGCCGTGCGGACAGGAAATTTGTGAGTACAATGCGCGTGCAAGTCAGCTTCGGAGGGCCCGATGATGCCGGCTCGATTGCCTCGCGCGTTCATGTCTTTACTCCTCCTGTTATTCGCATTCCCTTTATTTGCACAGCGCGGAGCGCTCACGCGCCCAGTGACTCTTGCGCAGATGACCGAGCAGGCGGCGACGATAGTGCGGGGACGGGTCGCTTCCGTTGAGGTGGAACCTCATCCCGAATACAAACATCTGCGAACGGTTGTCGTTACACTTCGCGTGAACAAGTCGCTTAAGGGCAAAGCGG carries:
- the rpoD gene encoding RNA polymerase sigma factor RpoD; amino-acid sequence: MPIDDKYDIKKLIDAGKEKGYLTYNEVNDLIPHELHSPEDLDDLLTTIGTQGIDLLEGSKLPSSTLEKRFDAELSEEGEEVELDLTPGALEKTNDPVRMYLREMGTVPLLTREGEVEIAKRIERGQLKVLKALSRSPIVVREILALGEDLKKGVRSIKEIVTFDEEEITEEVLINRLKDITGKIDEIGKYYKKGAVLTEKLQGFPVGKKKSKEYRKCRMSLGRELVKLSRAVRKLGFTNPERKRLTDRLMKMVEQMRGLERQIDSTERKAEASRNDEQKKELRKQCRTLRQDLEHLETEAGATAHDLKRTQRDIIQGDMDAEQAKRELIEANLRLVVSIAKKYTNRGLQFLDLIQEGNIGLMKAVDKFEYRRGYKFSTYATWWIRQAITRAIADQARTIRIPVHMIETINKLIRTSRQLVQELGREPTSEEIAKRMDIPVAKVRKVLKIAQEPISLETPIGEEEDSHLGDFIEDRAVVSPAEAVINVNLKEQTAQVLRTLTPREEKVIKMRFGLEDGSEHTLEEVGQSFAVTRERIRQIEAKALRKLRHPSRSRKLRAFMDGVRD
- a CDS encoding serine hydrolase domain-containing protein, which translates into the protein MKKLAVFVVLFGAAASAETTSATLPETKPGQIMTAWFKLCDAPDLKALTNWTSQNLSERALKRFPAEGRAQDDYDECTATSGYRIAKVTRSESKSIEMLVVGRKTGIWSNYSIELNDQDKIDRARFFPTTPPEESLPKHLSDEAIARELTSHIAKASQAGLFSGIVSIARGTKTIASAAGGYANHTSKTPITGSTQFTLGSLGKMFTAAAIGQLVDQKKISFDDAIGKFFPDYPNQTVREKVTLGMLLTHTSGMGDFLGKRTPDMMKNGVKRASDFMPLYDKDEPQFAPGSNRAYSNAGLALAGAIVEKVSGEAYPDYIRKHIFEPAGMTNSDPNNIPHRDPRMVTPYTKFGPTGPAKYWREAEADIGSPAGGAISTADDLVKFADALRTGKLVSRATFEELAKPRGGETTAFGGKYGYAMEIKEVYGQTAVGHGGGFPGVSTHLYIILNSPYTVVVLANQDPPADANGGLYALGLMAERAKRKN
- a CDS encoding pyridoxamine 5'-phosphate oxidase family protein: MKLTQRTQLRRLPKRGAHDTETIHRILDSAFLAHVGFVVDGQPFVIPTLYGRDGDKLYIHGSAASRMLRELSSGIPACVTVTLVDGIVLARSAFHHSINYRSVVAFGTATKIEGEDAKNHALRVISEQVMRGRWDDVRPPNEQELKATSVLEFVIEEASAKIRTGPPVDDEEDYALSIWAGVLPMETRALTPVPDARLSPSARIPDYLRRHSSEDPS